Proteins encoded within one genomic window of Bacillus sp. SM2101:
- the dxs gene encoding 1-deoxy-D-xylulose-5-phosphate synthase — protein sequence MDLSTIKDPRFLKNLSSHELEQLTEEIRKFLIGKLSKTGGHIGPNLGVVELTIALHKVFDSPKDKFLWDVGHQSYVHKILTGRANEFDTLRKYQGLCGFPKMNESEHDVWETGHSSTSLSAAMGMVLARDLKKTNDIIIPIIGDGAITGGMALEALNHIGHEKKNILVVLNDNEMSIAPNVGALHTVLGRLRTAGKYHWVKDELEMLLKKIPSVGGKLATTAERVKDSLKYLLVSGVFFEELGFTYLGPVDGHNYEDLFENLHYAKKTEGPVLLHVITKKGKGYYPAESDKVGTWHGTGPYKIETGDLIKPVNTPPSWSGLVSETVRKLARNDDRIVAVTPAMPVGSKLEGFASEFPDRMYDVGIAEQHAATMAAGLATQGMKPFLAIYSTFLQRAYDQVVHDICRQNLNVFLGIDRAGLVGADGETHQGVFDIAFLRHIPNIVLMMPKDENEGQHMVHTAIQYDDGPIALRFPRGNGLGVALDEELKAIPIGSWEILKDGSDAVILTFGTTIGMALEAADMLAKENVSVQVVNARFIKPLDEKMLTTILKRKIPIVTVEEAVLQGGFGSAILEFAHDQSFYDAHIERMGIPDRFIEHGSVKDLLAEIGLTSEAVADRIRKSIPKIQKRA from the coding sequence ATGGATCTATCGACAATAAAAGATCCTCGTTTTTTAAAAAACTTATCAAGTCACGAACTAGAACAACTAACTGAAGAAATTCGTAAGTTTTTAATTGGAAAGCTCTCGAAGACCGGTGGTCATATTGGACCCAATTTAGGAGTTGTTGAACTGACGATCGCCTTACACAAAGTATTCGACAGCCCTAAGGATAAATTTCTTTGGGATGTCGGTCATCAGTCCTATGTTCACAAAATATTGACGGGTCGTGCCAATGAATTTGATACGCTTAGAAAATATCAAGGCTTATGTGGCTTTCCGAAAATGAATGAAAGTGAACATGATGTTTGGGAAACAGGTCACAGTTCAACATCATTATCTGCAGCGATGGGAATGGTATTAGCTAGAGACCTAAAGAAAACTAATGACATCATTATACCAATCATTGGTGATGGTGCAATTACAGGTGGTATGGCTCTAGAAGCACTAAACCATATCGGTCATGAAAAAAAGAATATTCTTGTAGTTTTAAACGATAATGAGATGTCTATTGCACCGAATGTAGGTGCACTTCATACTGTTTTAGGTCGGCTTAGGACAGCAGGTAAATACCATTGGGTAAAAGATGAATTAGAGATGCTATTGAAGAAAATCCCATCAGTAGGGGGGAAACTTGCAACAACAGCAGAACGTGTCAAAGATAGTCTTAAGTACCTGCTAGTATCTGGAGTGTTTTTTGAGGAGTTAGGATTCACCTACTTAGGACCAGTAGATGGTCATAATTATGAAGATTTATTCGAAAATCTTCATTATGCTAAAAAAACTGAAGGTCCAGTTCTTCTACATGTCATTACCAAAAAGGGAAAAGGCTATTACCCAGCAGAATCTGATAAAGTTGGTACATGGCACGGAACAGGGCCATACAAGATAGAAACTGGTGATTTAATAAAACCAGTGAATACGCCTCCATCTTGGAGTGGTTTAGTTAGTGAAACGGTTCGTAAATTAGCACGCAACGATGATAGAATTGTCGCTGTTACACCCGCAATGCCTGTAGGATCGAAGTTAGAAGGCTTCGCTAGTGAATTTCCTGACCGTATGTATGATGTAGGAATCGCTGAACAGCATGCTGCCACGATGGCAGCTGGCTTAGCAACACAAGGGATGAAGCCTTTTTTAGCGATTTACTCTACATTCTTACAGAGAGCATATGACCAAGTCGTCCACGATATTTGCCGACAAAACTTAAATGTATTTTTAGGAATTGACCGTGCTGGTTTAGTAGGTGCTGATGGGGAAACACATCAAGGTGTATTTGACATTGCTTTCCTCCGTCATATTCCTAATATCGTGCTGATGATGCCGAAAGATGAGAATGAAGGCCAACATATGGTTCATACTGCAATACAGTATGATGATGGCCCAATTGCACTTCGTTTTCCACGAGGTAATGGTCTAGGTGTTGCTTTAGACGAAGAATTGAAAGCAATACCGATTGGTAGTTGGGAAATTCTTAAGGATGGATCCGATGCTGTTATATTAACATTTGGTACGACGATCGGAATGGCTTTGGAAGCAGCCGATATGTTAGCGAAAGAGAATGTTTCAGTACAAGTCGTTAACGCACGTTTTATCAAGCCTCTCGATGAAAAGATGCTAACAACAATATTGAAAAGAAAGATACCGATTGTAACAGTTGAAGAAGCTGTGTTGCAAGGTGGTTTTGGCAGTGCTATTCTAGAATTTGCGCACGACCAAAGCTTTTATGACGCGCATATTGAGAGAATGGGAATTCCGGATCGATTTATAGAGCATGGCAGTGTAAAAGACTTATTGGCAGAAATTGGGCTGACCAGTGAAGCAGTCGCAGATAGAATAAGAAAAAGTATACCTAAAATTCAAAAAAGGGCATAA
- a CDS encoding TlyA family RNA methyltransferase: MKVKKERVDVLLVERGLAESREKAKRLIMAGLIYSNEVRLDKPGEKVDVTIHLSVKGNDHPYVSRGGLKLEKALKYFDITVEHKTMIDIGSSTGGFTDCALQNGAKLSYAIDVGYNQLAWKLRQDKRVIVMERMNFRYIKSTDLTNGMPNFASIDVSFISLRLILPVLKTLLKENSDVVALVKPQFEAGKEFVGKKGIVRDKNVHLSVLNAIVQFADEQGYDVMDVTFSPITGGDGNIEFLLHLKWSATDQKIEQFHTEVIEKVVENAHEELRKK; encoded by the coding sequence ATGAAAGTTAAGAAAGAACGAGTAGACGTGTTATTAGTGGAACGTGGGTTAGCTGAGTCCAGAGAAAAAGCAAAACGCTTGATTATGGCAGGGTTAATTTATTCAAACGAAGTTAGACTCGATAAACCTGGTGAAAAAGTTGATGTTACGATTCATTTATCTGTGAAGGGGAACGATCATCCATATGTTAGTCGAGGCGGGTTAAAGCTTGAAAAAGCACTAAAATACTTTGATATAACTGTGGAACATAAAACGATGATTGATATTGGTTCATCTACAGGAGGGTTTACTGATTGTGCTTTGCAAAATGGTGCAAAGCTATCCTATGCCATTGATGTTGGTTATAATCAATTGGCATGGAAACTGAGGCAGGATAAAAGAGTTATCGTGATGGAGAGAATGAATTTTCGTTATATTAAATCAACAGATTTAACAAATGGAATGCCAAATTTTGCATCAATAGATGTATCCTTTATCTCTTTACGCTTAATACTCCCTGTACTTAAAACATTGCTTAAGGAAAATAGTGATGTAGTAGCCCTTGTGAAACCTCAATTTGAAGCAGGTAAAGAATTTGTAGGCAAGAAGGGAATCGTTCGGGATAAAAATGTTCATCTATCAGTATTAAATGCAATTGTTCAATTTGCAGATGAGCAAGGGTATGATGTTATGGATGTTACATTTTCTCCAATAACAGGTGGTGATGGGAATATAGAATTCCTTCTTCATCTTAAATGGTCTGCAACAGACCAGAAAATTGAACAATTTCATACTGAAGTTATTGAAAAAGTTGTAGAGAATGCACATGAAGAGTTAAGGAAAAAATAA
- the recN gene encoding DNA repair protein RecN: MLAELTIKNFAIIDSLSISFDKGLTVLTGETGAGKSIIIDAIHLLAGGRGSSDLVRYGEKRAEIEGLFLLDDDAHSCYNKAAELGIEISDGMVVLHRDMYTTGKSVCRVNGKLVTIATLREIGATLVDIHGQHEHQELMIADNHLYLLDQYGGKNIKSALSEYDVLYKKYVKLTNKLQKLNDNEQEMAHRLDLIQFQSKEIQEANLIPNEDDELFDEKTKIANFEKIYEALHNTYQSLLGEQRGLDWLGLAMNHLDGVSTYDANLKEAFETVSNSYYLVEEISYKIRNQLDELEYDPDRLNFIEGRLNELNHLKRKYGRTVQDILEYAATIEEEIDTIQNRDSHVLQLKKELEGISADLLLEAKNLSVLRKHYAELLIKDIKRELKHLYMDKTTFDVALSKKEGIHETSFSNETPVKYKKNGIDEVEFFISTNPGEPLKPLSKVASGGELSRIMLAIKSIFSKHQGVTSIIFDEVDTGVSGRVAQAIAEKIYHVSVGSQVLCISHLPQVAAMADTHLFISKNTSQDRTTTKVTHLNKNEKIKEIGRMISGVEITDLTKKHAKELLDLAKNFKNA; this comes from the coding sequence ATGCTAGCAGAATTAACAATAAAAAACTTTGCAATTATTGACTCCCTTTCGATTTCATTCGATAAGGGACTAACTGTGTTAACGGGAGAAACTGGTGCAGGTAAATCAATTATTATTGATGCCATCCATTTGCTCGCTGGAGGAAGGGGCTCTTCAGATTTAGTGCGTTATGGAGAAAAGAGAGCGGAAATTGAAGGGCTCTTTTTACTCGATGATGATGCCCATTCGTGCTACAATAAAGCAGCAGAATTAGGTATTGAAATAAGTGATGGAATGGTCGTCCTACATCGTGATATGTATACAACAGGTAAAAGTGTTTGTCGAGTGAATGGAAAGCTAGTAACAATTGCTACATTAAGAGAAATTGGTGCTACGTTGGTAGATATACATGGTCAGCATGAACATCAGGAGCTGATGATTGCTGACAATCATTTATATTTGCTCGACCAATATGGCGGAAAGAACATAAAGTCAGCTCTTAGTGAATATGATGTTCTTTATAAAAAATATGTTAAATTAACGAATAAACTCCAAAAACTAAATGACAATGAACAGGAAATGGCACATCGGTTAGATTTAATTCAGTTTCAATCGAAGGAGATTCAAGAAGCGAACCTGATCCCAAATGAAGATGATGAATTGTTTGATGAAAAAACGAAAATTGCTAACTTTGAAAAAATATATGAAGCATTACATAATACTTATCAGTCTCTTTTAGGAGAGCAAAGAGGGTTAGATTGGCTTGGGCTTGCGATGAACCATCTAGATGGTGTCTCCACCTATGATGCAAATTTAAAAGAAGCGTTTGAGACAGTTTCCAATAGTTATTATTTGGTGGAGGAAATTTCATATAAAATACGTAATCAATTAGATGAGCTCGAGTATGACCCAGATCGGCTGAATTTTATAGAAGGACGTTTGAATGAATTAAATCATTTGAAAAGAAAATATGGACGAACAGTTCAAGATATACTTGAATACGCAGCAACAATCGAGGAAGAAATTGATACGATTCAAAATCGTGATAGTCATGTTCTTCAACTGAAAAAAGAACTAGAAGGTATATCAGCTGATTTGTTATTAGAGGCTAAAAATCTTTCCGTTCTTAGGAAGCACTATGCTGAGCTGTTGATTAAAGATATTAAAAGAGAACTTAAACATTTGTATATGGATAAAACGACCTTTGACGTTGCATTGTCAAAAAAAGAGGGGATTCATGAAACATCTTTCTCGAATGAAACTCCTGTGAAATATAAAAAAAATGGCATTGATGAAGTTGAGTTTTTTATCTCAACTAATCCTGGTGAACCATTAAAGCCACTTTCAAAAGTTGCTTCAGGTGGAGAGTTATCTCGAATTATGCTTGCGATAAAAAGTATCTTCTCAAAGCATCAGGGCGTTACGTCTATTATTTTTGATGAAGTTGATACCGGAGTAAGTGGAAGAGTAGCTCAAGCAATTGCTGAAAAAATATATCATGTCTCTGTTGGATCACAAGTGCTCTGTATTTCGCATTTACCTCAAGTAGCAGCAATGGCAGATACACATTTGTTTATTTCAAAAAATACTTCACAAGATCGAACGACAACAAAAGTTACTCATCTTAATAAAAATGAGAAAATAAAAGAAATTGGTCGGATGATTTCAGGTGTCGAAATCACTGATTTAACTAAGAAACATGCAAAGGAATTGCTTGATTTAGCAAAAAATTTTAAAAATGCATGA
- the spoIVB gene encoding SpoIVB peptidase, producing MITEKIRKIVGAVLLVTLVSILFFGPFKEYVGLPKNIIVFEGQQLKLPSTLPVTVSQQNDNDVFSVSNAETGLAVMGEASGNGEMLLEMAGIPIKKINVNVLNDLKVIPGGQSIGVKLNSIGVLVVGFHQVETEEGSVSPGESSGVKIGDLITKINGKEIEKMSDVGPFVKQAGKEEKALELTISRDNDEVTTTLQPIKDINDHAYRIGLYIRDSAAGIGTMTFYHPDSKKYGALGHVISDIDTKKPIKVQDGHIVRSTVTSIQKGSTGTPGEKLARFSKDKEEIGTISKNSPFGIFGELTKKIKNGINDQALPIALSHEVKEGPAKILTVVDDDKVEEFDVEIISSVPQKFPAIKGMVIKITDPKLLRKTGGIVQGMSGSPIIQNGKVIGAVTHVFVNDPTSGYGVHIEWMLNEAGIDIYEKNQQKAS from the coding sequence TTGATAACAGAGAAGATAAGAAAAATAGTTGGTGCTGTTCTCCTTGTTACATTGGTAAGTATACTTTTTTTTGGTCCATTTAAAGAATATGTTGGTTTGCCAAAAAATATTATTGTTTTTGAAGGTCAGCAGCTTAAACTACCTTCTACATTACCTGTAACAGTTAGTCAACAAAACGATAATGATGTATTTTCAGTTTCAAATGCTGAAACTGGTTTAGCCGTTATGGGTGAAGCTTCTGGAAATGGTGAAATGCTTTTAGAGATGGCAGGTATCCCAATTAAAAAAATCAATGTAAATGTTCTTAATGATTTAAAGGTGATACCGGGTGGACAGTCTATCGGAGTCAAGCTAAATTCAATCGGTGTTTTAGTAGTTGGGTTTCATCAAGTTGAAACAGAGGAAGGTAGCGTGTCTCCTGGAGAAAGTTCTGGTGTGAAAATTGGAGACTTAATTACTAAAATTAATGGTAAGGAAATAGAAAAAATGAGTGATGTTGGTCCTTTTGTTAAACAGGCTGGGAAAGAAGAAAAAGCGCTTGAACTAACAATTTCCCGTGATAATGATGAAGTAACTACTACTTTGCAACCAATCAAAGATATAAATGATCACGCCTATCGTATAGGTCTGTATATACGTGATTCAGCTGCAGGAATCGGCACAATGACATTTTATCATCCTGATTCTAAAAAATACGGAGCTTTGGGTCATGTGATTTCAGACATAGATACAAAAAAACCAATTAAAGTTCAAGATGGACACATTGTTCGGTCGACTGTTACATCCATTCAAAAAGGGAGTACAGGGACTCCAGGTGAGAAATTAGCAAGGTTTTCAAAGGATAAAGAAGAGATTGGTACAATTAGTAAAAATAGCCCATTTGGAATTTTTGGTGAATTAACTAAAAAAATTAAAAATGGGATTAATGATCAAGCATTACCAATAGCATTATCACATGAAGTTAAGGAAGGTCCAGCAAAAATACTAACTGTGGTTGATGATGATAAAGTTGAGGAATTTGATGTTGAAATCATTAGCTCGGTTCCACAAAAATTTCCAGCAATAAAAGGTATGGTTATCAAAATTACAGATCCTAAGCTGTTGCGCAAAACAGGTGGTATAGTTCAAGGTATGAGCGGCAGTCCTATTATTCAAAATGGAAAGGTTATTGGTGCTGTAACTCACGTATTTGTTAATGATCCTACAAGCGGGTATGGCGTTCATATTGAATGGATGCTAAATGAAGCAGGGATTGACATTTACGAAAAAAATCAACAAAAAGCGAGCTAA
- the argR gene encoding transcriptional regulator ArgR: protein MNKGQRHIRIRDIITNNEIETQDELVDILKEAGFNVTQATVSRDIKELHLVKVPTMDGRYKYSLPADQRFNPLQKLKRSLIDAFVGIDGASHLLVMKTLPGNAHAIGALIDNLDWEEILGTICGDDTCLIICRTPDDREIISQRFLDML, encoded by the coding sequence ATGAACAAGGGGCAAAGACATATAAGGATAAGGGATATCATTACTAATAATGAGATAGAGACACAGGATGAACTAGTTGACATACTGAAGGAAGCTGGCTTTAATGTAACACAGGCTACAGTATCCCGAGATATAAAAGAACTCCATCTAGTAAAGGTTCCAACCATGGATGGAAGATATAAATACAGCTTGCCAGCTGATCAACGTTTTAATCCGTTACAGAAATTAAAAAGATCATTAATTGATGCATTTGTTGGGATAGATGGCGCTAGTCATTTACTAGTAATGAAAACGTTACCTGGCAATGCCCATGCTATTGGTGCTCTAATTGATAACCTTGATTGGGAAGAAATATTAGGAACAATTTGTGGAGACGATACTTGCTTGATTATTTGTAGAACGCCTGATGATAGAGAGATCATATCTCAACGGTTTTTAGATATGCTGTAA
- the spo0A gene encoding sporulation transcription factor Spo0A — MKKIKVCIIDDNRELVSLIEQYIANQDDMEVVGVAYNGHDCLDILKNNTPDVLVLDIIMPHLDGLAVLEKIREQRENQPNVIMLTAFGQEDVTKKAVELGASYFILKPFDMENLISHIRQVSGKGLTHVKQTTTLYRTQNESKHKNLDASITSIIHEIGVPAHIKGYLYLREAISMVYNDIELLGSITKVLYPDIAKKYNTTASRVERAIRHAIEVAWSRGNIESISSLFGYTVSMSKAKPTNSEFIAMVADKLRLEHKAS; from the coding sequence GTGAAAAAAATTAAAGTTTGTATTATTGATGACAACAGAGAGTTAGTAAGCCTAATTGAACAATATATTGCTAATCAAGATGATATGGAAGTTGTAGGGGTAGCTTATAACGGGCATGACTGCTTGGATATTTTAAAAAATAATACCCCTGATGTATTGGTTTTGGACATTATTATGCCTCATTTAGATGGTTTAGCTGTCCTTGAAAAAATCCGTGAACAAAGAGAGAATCAACCAAATGTCATTATGCTAACAGCTTTTGGTCAAGAGGATGTTACTAAAAAAGCTGTGGAATTAGGGGCCTCATATTTTATTTTAAAACCTTTTGATATGGAAAATTTAATTAGTCATATTCGCCAAGTTAGTGGTAAAGGTCTTACACATGTTAAACAAACAACAACATTGTATCGCACACAAAATGAGTCTAAGCATAAAAATCTTGATGCAAGTATTACAAGTATTATCCATGAAATCGGTGTCCCTGCACATATTAAAGGATACTTATACCTTCGTGAAGCGATATCAATGGTGTATAACGATATTGAACTATTAGGGTCAATTACTAAAGTACTTTACCCTGATATTGCAAAAAAATATAACACTACAGCAAGTAGAGTAGAACGAGCAATTCGTCATGCAATAGAAGTTGCATGGAGTCGAGGCAATATTGAATCAATCTCGTCATTGTTCGGTTATACAGTCAGTATGTCAAAAGCTAAGCCTACCAATTCAGAATTCATTGCTATGGTTGCTGATAAGCTGCGTTTAGAGCATAAAGCTTCTTGA